A window of Solanum stenotomum isolate F172 chromosome 3, ASM1918654v1, whole genome shotgun sequence contains these coding sequences:
- the LOC125858575 gene encoding uncharacterized protein LOC125858575: MASSNFALLLLAFSLLAVSAVGRPCKTLFFITSTSYYQIPTTISRNPNPNPNFFLRNPSISPRFRAFVVTTSGFRDDAPKFGLLRPSVFFRRSDPFLIRGPDPVFFEREDAVEHVEDGEELESRSSSMMPVEFYSSVTSSIRDRTKDIMRVVGALLFGVGCGALTAATMYLIWSLFWPNRFEFEDSDDDFEDGNGDYDVSSAKKMGYVAIPTKVVDDDLKKPAAPAKEVV, translated from the coding sequence TGCAAAACCCTATTCTTCATCACCTCCACTTCCTATTACCAGATCCCCACAACTATTTCTCgaaaccctaaccctaacccCAATTTCTTCCTCCGTAACCCCTCTATTTCTCCTCGATTCCGTGCTTTCGTCGTCACTACCTCCGGTTTCCGTGATGATGCTCCGAAATTCGGACTTCTTAGGCCATCAGTTTTCTTCCGAAGATCCGACCCGTTTTTAATCCGTGGACCCGACCCGGTTTTCTTTGAACGAGAGGACGCTGTTGAACATGTGGAAGATGGTGAGGAATTGGAGAGCCGATCTTCGTCGATGATGCCGGTGGAATTTTACTCGTCGGTGACGAGCTCAATCCGTGATCGGACCAAGGATATTATGAGGGTTGTTGGAGCTTTGCTTTTCGGTGTCGGTTGTGGTGCGTTAACTGCTGCGACTATGTATTTGATCTGGTCGCTTTTCTGGCCTAATCGCTTCGAGTTTGAGGATTCTGATGATGATTTCGAGGACGGTAATGGTGATTATGATGTTAGCAGTGCTAAGAAGATGGGATACGTGGCGATTCCGACTAAAGTTGTGGATGATGATTTGAAGAAGCCTGCTGCTCCGGCAAAGGAAGTGGTATGA